The following proteins are co-located in the Pyxicephalus adspersus chromosome Z, UCB_Pads_2.0, whole genome shotgun sequence genome:
- the LOC140343596 gene encoding CCN family member 1-like translates to MYSGLFLLCALLAAACHGKLVESCPANCVCPKETPSCAPGISLVTDSCGCCKVCARQYNQDCDLRHPCDHIKGLHCDFGADLSPTAGICRAKSEGRPCEFFGHIHQNGENFQPNCKHQCTCIDGVVGCMPLCPQEMALPNVDCINHRLVKVPGQCCEEWMCDSNHISEDSGDTTNGDLEDSLKSSEEMVEQEDIEPVSSNELITLVRNGFKMDPGLGPHPQPDHSSCAIQTTEWSLCSKSCGMGMSTRITNDNPQCKLMKETRLCQIRTCKDPLPTKPKNGKKCTRIKKAKQAVHFTYAGCPSVRRYKPQYCGSCSDGRCCTPSKTRRMRVRFRCDEGDTFQKSMMWVEKCRCHQNCPYHSELSYPHYQLHNDIHKFKD, encoded by the exons ATGTACTCAGGACTCTTTCTCCTCTGTGCCCTGCTGGCTGCTGCCTGTCATGGGAAGCTG GTGGAATCTTGCCCAGCAAATTGTGTGTGCCCCAAAGAAACACCATCCTGTGCCCCTGGCATAAGCCTTGTGACAGACTCCTGTGGTTGCTGTAAGGTTTGTGCCCGCCAGTACAATCAGGACTGTGATTTGAGGCACCCATGTGACCACATCAAAGGGCTACACTGTGACTTTGGAGCTGACCTCTCTCCAACTGCAGGCATCTGCCGAG CCAAATCTGAAGGTCGACCATGTGAATTTTTTGGCCATATTCACCAAAATGGGGAGAACTTCCAGCCCAACTGCAAGCATCAATGCACATGCATAGATGGAGTGGTTGGTTGTATGCCCCTGTGCCCTCAAGAAATGGCACTGCCTAACGTGGACTGCATCAATCACAGGCTAGTAAAGGTCCCTGGCCAGTGCTGTGAGGAATGGATGTGTGACAGTAACCATATCTCTGAAGACTCTGGAGACACCACTAATGGAGACCTAGAAGACTCCTTGAAGTCCTCTGAAGAGATGGTAGAGCAAGAAGACATTGAGCCAGTCTCCAGCAATGAGCTCATAACTTTGGTCCGCAATGGATTTAAGATGGATCCAG GTCTTGGCCCCCATCCTCAACCTGATCATTCTAGTTGTGCTATTCAGACCACTGAATGGTCATTGTGCTCCAAGTCCTGTGGAATGGGCATGTCTACTAGGATAACCAATGATAACCCCCAGTGTAAACTAATGAAAGAAACACGTCTGTGCCAAATTCGGACCTGTAAGGACCCCTTACCAACAAAACCCAAG AATGGCAAGAAATGTACTagaataaaaaaggcaaagcaaGCTGTGCACTTTACCTATGCTGGCTGCCCCAGTGTACGACGGTACAAGCCACAGTACTGTGGGTCTTGCTCAGATGGCCGATGCTGCACCCCCTCAAAGACCCGAAGGATGCGTGTCCGCTTTCGCTGCGATGAAGGAGACACCTTTCAGAAAAGCATGATGTGGGTGGAAAAGTGTCGGTGTCACCAAAACTGCCCCTATCACAGTGAGCTGTCATACCCTCACTATCAATTACACAATGACATTCACAAGTTCAAAGACTGA